From one Simplicispira suum genomic stretch:
- a CDS encoding isochorismatase family protein, with protein MLLDASECQLVLVDYQERLMPVIHDASATLANALRLARLAQLMDVPVWGTEQNPSRLGPNDAQLRALCKDTLAKMHFSAAEEGLGEWLRPPAKPPAGNARSLPKHLQKAAQQAPERNAIVIAGCEAHVCLLQTALGLLEDEFEVWVVTDACSSRTERNRDAAYDRLAGAGAELVTTEMVAFEWLASCENPVFREALALIK; from the coding sequence ATGTTGCTTGATGCCTCCGAATGCCAGCTGGTGCTGGTGGACTACCAGGAGCGGTTGATGCCGGTCATCCACGATGCATCGGCCACCCTGGCCAATGCCTTGCGTCTGGCGCGCCTGGCGCAACTGATGGACGTGCCGGTCTGGGGCACCGAGCAGAACCCCTCGCGCCTGGGCCCCAACGACGCCCAGTTGCGCGCGCTGTGCAAGGACACCCTTGCGAAAATGCATTTCAGCGCCGCCGAAGAAGGTCTGGGCGAATGGCTTCGCCCGCCCGCCAAGCCCCCGGCGGGCAATGCACGCAGCCTGCCCAAACACCTGCAGAAAGCGGCGCAGCAAGCGCCCGAGCGCAATGCCATCGTCATTGCGGGTTGTGAGGCCCATGTCTGCCTGTTGCAAACGGCGCTCGGCTTGCTGGAAGACGAGTTCGAGGTCTGGGTCGTGACCGACGCCTGCAGCTCGCGCACCGAACGCAACCGCGACGCTGCCTACGATCGCCTGGCGGGCGCTGGCGCCGAACTGGTCACGACCGAAATGGTGGCCTTCGAGTGGTTGGCCAGCTGCGAAAACCCGGTGTTCCGCGAAGCACTCGCGCTCATCAAATAA
- a CDS encoding ribose-phosphate diphosphokinase yields the protein MDSPEEPGACLLHFADEASSAGRLAAATGLRPLAIERHRFPDGEIKLRLPVDAAGRLPRRAVLLRSLHQPNEKLIELLLAAETARALGVQSLALVAPYLAYMRQDIAFQPGEAVSQRIVGPFLGRLFDAVVTVDPHLHRIARLDEAIPGRACAVVSGAPLLADWIAAQREAPLLLGPDAESAQWVAQAAARHVFEYAVCSKTRHGDRQVAVTLPDVFLRGRSVVLLDDVASTGHTLIEATRLLRAAGAASVDVAVTHALLADADLAALHAAGVGAFWSTDCVPHPSNCVYMAQTLGRALGELSW from the coding sequence ATGGACAGTCCCGAAGAACCTGGGGCGTGCCTGCTCCACTTTGCCGATGAGGCGAGCAGCGCAGGCCGCCTGGCCGCTGCCACGGGCCTGCGCCCCCTGGCGATCGAGCGCCACCGCTTCCCGGACGGAGAAATCAAGCTGCGCCTGCCCGTGGACGCCGCCGGGCGCTTGCCCCGACGCGCCGTGCTGCTGCGCAGCTTGCACCAGCCCAACGAAAAGCTGATCGAACTGCTGCTGGCCGCCGAAACTGCGCGCGCGCTGGGCGTGCAATCGCTCGCCCTGGTGGCGCCGTACCTGGCCTACATGCGCCAGGACATCGCTTTTCAACCCGGTGAAGCGGTGAGCCAGCGCATCGTCGGCCCGTTTTTGGGGCGATTGTTTGATGCTGTGGTCACTGTGGACCCGCATCTGCACCGCATTGCACGGCTGGACGAGGCCATTCCTGGGCGCGCCTGCGCCGTGGTCAGCGGCGCGCCGCTGCTGGCCGACTGGATTGCTGCGCAGCGGGAGGCGCCGCTGCTGCTCGGGCCGGACGCCGAATCGGCGCAGTGGGTGGCCCAGGCGGCCGCCCGGCATGTTTTTGAGTATGCCGTCTGCAGCAAGACGCGCCACGGCGACCGCCAGGTCGCTGTCACGCTGCCCGATGTGTTCCTGCGTGGGCGCAGCGTGGTTTTGCTGGATGACGTGGCCAGCACCGGCCATACCCTGATCGAGGCGACCCGATTGCTGCGGGCGGCGGGTGCGGCATCGGTGGACGTGGCCGTGACCCATGCACTGCTGGCCGATGCCGATCTGGCGGCGCTGCATGCTGCGGGCGTGGGTGCCTTCTGGAGCACCGACTGCGTTCCACACCCGAGCAACTGTGTTTATATGGCGCAAACCTTGGGGCGTGCGCTGGGCGAACTGAGCTGGTGA
- a CDS encoding thymidine phosphorylase family protein yields MPPTTSKADSLLVLRRVAIDTWRENVAYLHRDCAVYRAEGFQALSKIEVRANGQRILATLNVVDDDCIVGLGEVGLSEDAFAQLDVPEGHSIAVAPAERPASMGALFRKLAGERLVQDDFRAIVRDIVEKRYSKIELTAFVVGCMRDELDREEVYFLTDAMAASGKRLDWHEPLVVDKHCIGGIPGNRTSMLVVPIVAAHGLLCPKTSSRAITSPAGTADTMEVLARVELPLADMHSIVREHRGCLVWGGTAQLSPADDVLISVERPLSIDSPGQMVASILSKKIAAGSTHLLLDIPVGPTAKVRSTAEAQRLRRLFEYVAQRLGLVLDVVITDGSQPIGNGVGPVLEARDVMRVLLGDPRAPTDLREKSLRLAGRMIEFHPDVRGGAGYAIARDILESGRALARMQAIVAAQGACAFDPEHPQLGPLQFEVRAPVAGTVTAIDNLQMARIARLAGAPTAQGAGVDLLCKLGADVAPGTALYRVHASYPADLEFARQACVRESGYRIDGAVPAGPSLEEN; encoded by the coding sequence TTGCCGCCGACGACTTCCAAGGCCGACAGCCTGCTTGTGCTGCGCCGGGTGGCCATAGACACCTGGCGCGAAAACGTGGCCTACCTGCACCGCGACTGCGCGGTCTACCGGGCCGAAGGCTTCCAGGCGCTCTCCAAGATCGAGGTGCGCGCCAATGGCCAGCGAATTCTGGCCACGCTCAATGTGGTGGACGACGACTGCATCGTCGGACTGGGCGAGGTGGGGTTGTCGGAAGATGCTTTTGCGCAACTGGATGTCCCGGAGGGCCACAGCATTGCCGTGGCGCCCGCCGAAAGGCCTGCATCCATGGGCGCGCTGTTTCGCAAGCTGGCCGGCGAGCGCCTGGTGCAGGACGACTTTCGCGCCATCGTGCGCGACATTGTGGAAAAGCGCTATTCCAAGATCGAACTGACCGCCTTTGTCGTCGGCTGCATGCGCGACGAGCTTGACCGCGAGGAGGTGTATTTTCTGACCGACGCCATGGCGGCCAGCGGCAAACGGCTCGATTGGCACGAGCCGCTGGTGGTGGACAAGCACTGCATTGGCGGCATTCCGGGCAACCGCACCTCCATGCTGGTGGTGCCCATCGTCGCGGCGCACGGGTTGCTGTGCCCCAAGACATCGTCCCGTGCCATCACCTCGCCGGCCGGTACGGCCGACACCATGGAGGTGCTGGCCCGTGTCGAACTGCCCCTGGCCGACATGCACAGCATTGTGCGTGAGCACCGCGGCTGCCTGGTGTGGGGCGGCACAGCGCAGCTCTCGCCAGCAGACGACGTATTGATTTCCGTCGAACGGCCACTGTCCATCGACTCGCCGGGCCAGATGGTGGCCTCCATCCTGTCGAAAAAGATCGCTGCGGGCTCCACCCACCTGCTGCTCGACATTCCCGTCGGACCAACCGCCAAGGTGCGCTCCACGGCCGAAGCGCAGCGATTGCGCCGCTTGTTCGAATACGTGGCGCAGCGCCTGGGCCTGGTGCTGGATGTGGTGATTACCGATGGCAGCCAGCCGATCGGCAACGGCGTAGGCCCGGTGCTGGAGGCGCGCGACGTGATGCGTGTACTGCTGGGCGACCCCCGTGCGCCCACCGATCTGCGCGAAAAATCGCTGCGCCTTGCGGGGCGCATGATCGAGTTTCACCCCGACGTGCGCGGCGGCGCCGGCTACGCCATTGCGCGCGATATTCTCGAATCGGGCCGGGCGCTGGCGCGCATGCAGGCCATCGTTGCGGCGCAAGGGGCTTGCGCGTTTGACCCTGAGCACCCGCAGTTGGGTCCTTTGCAGTTCGAGGTGCGTGCACCTGTCGCCGGAACGGTCACCGCCATCGACAACCTGCAGATGGCACGCATTGCCCGCCTTGCCGGTGCACCCACGGCGCAGGGAGCGGGCGTGGATCTGTTGTGCAAGCTGGGCGCCGACGTAGCGCCCGGCACCGCCCTTTACCGCGTGCACGCCAGCTACCCGGCCGACCTCGAATTTGCGCGTCAGGCCTGCGTGCGCGAGAGCGGCTACCGAATCGACGGTGCAGTGCCTGCCGGTCCCTCCCTGGAAGAAAATTGA
- a CDS encoding C40 family peptidase, with the protein MPRWIFPLLVVAACSQAAFAAPSESLVDAEVASSQAPLPVAVQLKSESGVMRSFEQAGHDVADNTSALVTTAMGFVGLRYRRGGNSAETGFDCSGFVRAVYEKTAGLVLPRRAKDQAASTEVIDKRDLKPGDLVFFNTMRRAFSHVGVYLGDGKFIHSPRTGQQVRVEDMHASYWQRRFNGARRVALDGDAIKRLSVAQNLRE; encoded by the coding sequence ATGCCACGTTGGATTTTTCCCCTGCTTGTCGTCGCTGCCTGCTCTCAGGCAGCGTTTGCAGCCCCCTCAGAAAGCCTTGTCGATGCCGAAGTGGCGTCTTCCCAGGCGCCATTGCCCGTTGCGGTGCAGCTGAAAAGCGAATCCGGGGTCATGCGCTCCTTCGAGCAGGCGGGTCACGACGTCGCAGACAACACCTCGGCGCTGGTGACCACCGCCATGGGATTTGTGGGTTTGCGCTATCGCCGGGGCGGCAACAGCGCAGAGACAGGATTCGACTGCAGCGGCTTCGTGCGCGCCGTCTACGAAAAAACGGCGGGCCTGGTGCTCCCTCGGCGTGCCAAGGACCAGGCCGCCAGCACCGAAGTGATCGACAAGCGCGATCTCAAGCCGGGCGATCTGGTGTTCTTCAACACCATGCGCCGTGCGTTCAGCCATGTGGGCGTGTACCTCGGCGATGGCAAATTCATTCATTCGCCCCGCACCGGGCAACAGGTGCGCGTGGAAGACATGCACGCCAGCTACTGGCAGCGGCGCTTCAATGGCGCGCGCCGCGTGGCGCTGGACGGTGACGCCATAAAACGCCTGAGCGTTGCGCAAAATTTGCGCGAATAG
- a CDS encoding adenylate/guanylate cyclase domain-containing protein: MDTLPTAKAPAKPHDKAYLHSLLARRNQDSSLQAEIDAAIEAAFVRTVSMLVLDMCGFSSTTSRLGVIHFLAMVHQMEQAARPAILGNGGVVIKQEADNLFAVFTDPVHALEAALDIGRALDAMNAVQPPDSALQVSMGIGFGPTLVIAESDLFGAEMNLACKLGEDIAGPGQILLTPAAIAALPSAQYRFHEISPTIGAGAQMAFEFEARLVKKPLGSSGLR, encoded by the coding sequence ATGGACACCCTCCCAACCGCCAAGGCACCTGCCAAGCCGCACGACAAGGCCTACCTGCACAGCCTGCTGGCGCGGCGCAACCAGGACAGCAGTCTGCAGGCAGAAATCGACGCGGCCATCGAAGCCGCCTTTGTGCGAACGGTGTCCATGCTGGTGCTGGACATGTGCGGCTTCAGCAGCACCACGAGCCGGCTGGGGGTCATCCACTTCCTGGCCATGGTCCACCAGATGGAGCAAGCGGCCAGGCCGGCGATTCTGGGCAATGGCGGCGTCGTGATCAAACAAGAGGCCGACAACCTCTTTGCCGTGTTTACGGACCCGGTGCACGCCCTGGAGGCCGCGCTTGACATTGGCCGCGCGCTCGACGCCATGAACGCGGTGCAGCCGCCAGACAGTGCATTGCAGGTCAGCATGGGCATTGGTTTTGGCCCCACGTTGGTGATTGCCGAAAGCGATTTGTTCGGCGCGGAAATGAACCTGGCCTGCAAGCTGGGCGAAGACATTGCCGGCCCAGGGCAAATCCTTCTGACACCTGCCGCCATCGCCGCCCTGCCCTCGGCGCAATACCGCTTTCACGAAATTTCTCCGACCATTGGCGCGGGAGCGCAGATGGCTTTCGAATTTGAAGCCCGCTTGGTGAAGAAACCGCTGGGCAGCTCTGGCCTGAGATGA